GTCAATACGATGTTCCTATGGCCATTGCGACGGATGCGAACCCCGGGACGTCTCCGGCATTGTCGTTACGCTTGATGATGAACATGTCTTGCACCTTATTCGGTTTAACGCCAGAAGAAGCCCTCGCTGGCGCAACAGTTCATGCAGCAAAAGCGCTGGGGATGGGCGATACTCATGGTAGTTTGGAAGTCGGTAAAACCGCGGACTTTGTTTGCTGGGACGTAGAAAGTCCAGGTGAACTAAGTTATTGGTTAGGCGGCAACCTAGTCAAACATCGCGTTTATCATGGTGAAGAACATCAAGGGGAAAAAGCATAATGGCAACGCAGGTCTCATTAACCGTACCCGCATTCGAATTTCGTCAAGGGGATTCGCCTTTATTGGTTAGCATGCCGCATTCGGGATTAAACCTGACTGCCGAGGTGCAAGCCGGTTTGTCTGATCAAGCTAAAAAATTACCTGATACAGATTGGTATATTCCTGAACTTTATGACTTTCTAGAATCACTGGGTGTGGGTTTTATCAAAGCTAACTACTCTCGTTATGTCATCGATCTTAATCGACCTTATGACGACAAACCTCTTTATGCGACGAAAACCACAGGCTTGTTTCCAGATATTTTGTTTGAAGACAGTCCGGTTTTTGTAGAGAAAAAAGCACCGAGCGACGAACACAAAGCGTTTTGTAAAGAACAGATTTGGATGCCTTATCATTCGACAATCGAGCAAGAACTGGCGCGTTTAAAAGCCAAATTTGGCTACGCAATTTTATTCGATGCGCACAGCATCGCTGCGCAAGTGCCTATGTTATTTGACGGCACACTGCCGGACTTTAACTGGGGAACCAATGCCGGTGAATCTTGTGATGTGGCCATTGCGAATGCGGTCACGCAAATCATGCGACCGAACTACACACAAGTCCTAAACGGCCGCTTTAAAGGTGGCTACATTACTCGCCACTTTGGTCAACCAAACGATGGTATTCATGCTATCCAGCTTGAACTGTCCCAAGCGACCTACATAAACGACGAACTTGCTAAACAG
This genomic stretch from Marinomonas primoryensis harbors:
- the hutG gene encoding N-formylglutamate deformylase → MATQVSLTVPAFEFRQGDSPLLVSMPHSGLNLTAEVQAGLSDQAKKLPDTDWYIPELYDFLESLGVGFIKANYSRYVIDLNRPYDDKPLYATKTTGLFPDILFEDSPVFVEKKAPSDEHKAFCKEQIWMPYHSTIEQELARLKAKFGYAILFDAHSIAAQVPMLFDGTLPDFNWGTNAGESCDVAIANAVTQIMRPNYTQVLNGRFKGGYITRHFGQPNDGIHAIQLELSQATYINDELAKQSEYQLDDSKRAFIQQQLKDVIEACQHVSF